One Trichocoleus desertorum ATA4-8-CV12 genomic window, TTGAGAGAGTTAATTCGAGAGTTCGTAAAACCCGATAGATAGTAGGGCAACTCCGCTTTACTCCATTGCCGCGACATCTCATCCCCACCTTGTAGAAGGATGGGGATTTCCCGTCTAGTTAGTTAAAAAAGGATGGCTGCTCATAAACAGAGGGGCCATCCTTTTGCAATCAAGTATCTTATCGGTGATTGAACCAGGTTTATCAGCTTATCTAAAACCTACAGCCGCTTGCCAAACAAAAGCGAGCAATAAGAAAAAGACTGGGATGATGGGTAAAACGTCCACTAGGGGATCGAAGATTGAGTAAGCTTCAGGCAGTTTTGCCAACAGCAGTGCCGCTTCCATGAATAACTCTACCTCTCCAACACAGATTTCAGAATTGGTACGTATCTTAACACGCTTTGCTGGGCGGCGCTGAGGTTACAACGATTTTGACTGGCGCTTCTAGGGGACCGAAGCAGGGGTTGAAGCAGGTGCTAACCAGTGAGCAAAATCCTCTGCAAAGGAGCCTTGTAAGAGCGAGGCGCGAATTTCTTGAGTAAAGCGAACTAACTCAGTGATGTTGTGAATGGATAGCAGGG contains:
- a CDS encoding photosystem II reaction center protein K gives rise to the protein MEAALLLAKLPEAYSIFDPLVDVLPIIPVFFLLLAFVWQAAVGFR